Proteins encoded by one window of Methanobacterium sp. CWC-01:
- the prf1 gene encoding peptide chain release factor aRF-1 yields the protein MADTSTKELYEVKRTLEELSQKKGRGTELVSVYIPPDRQISDVVKHMREELSQSANIKSKQTKKNVQSAIEVIMQRMKLFPKPPEKGLVLFVGMIPKGGPGTEKMETYVFEPPEPVQTYIYHCDSQFFLEPLQEIIAEKDVYGLAVIDRKEATIAILRGKRIDIVKHLTSGVPGKHKAGGQSQRRFDRLIELAAHEFLKRIGEHMNEAFLSLEDLQGVIIGGPGHTKEDFVDGDYLHHEIKQKIITTVDTSYTGEFGIREVIEKSMDVLTEIDIMREKKLVQRFLAELVDDDGLASYGEKQVRQNLQMGAVEVVLLSEELKSERTSYECQSCGHVEEKTIKKDSEKETISCTSCGDSMKPSHSKDLIDDFVEMAEEVGSEVEIISTETEEGMQLYRAFGGIGAILRYRV from the coding sequence GTGGCTGATACATCAACCAAAGAGTTATATGAAGTTAAAAGGACTCTGGAAGAGTTATCACAAAAAAAGGGAAGAGGTACGGAACTGGTCTCGGTTTACATACCCCCAGATCGTCAGATTAGCGACGTGGTTAAGCACATGCGTGAAGAGCTCAGTCAAAGTGCCAACATAAAGAGTAAACAGACTAAAAAGAATGTTCAATCGGCCATTGAAGTCATTATGCAGCGCATGAAACTGTTCCCCAAACCGCCAGAGAAGGGATTGGTTTTATTCGTGGGTATGATCCCCAAGGGTGGTCCAGGAACTGAAAAGATGGAAACCTATGTTTTTGAACCTCCCGAACCAGTGCAGACCTATATCTACCACTGTGACTCCCAGTTCTTCCTGGAACCATTACAGGAGATCATAGCCGAAAAGGACGTCTACGGATTGGCGGTGATTGATCGAAAGGAAGCCACCATAGCCATTCTCCGAGGAAAACGTATTGATATCGTTAAGCACCTGACCAGTGGGGTTCCGGGTAAACATAAAGCCGGTGGACAGTCACAGCGTCGTTTTGATCGTCTGATTGAACTGGCCGCTCATGAATTTTTGAAAAGAATCGGAGAACATATGAATGAAGCCTTTCTATCACTGGAAGACCTGCAGGGAGTTATTATAGGTGGGCCTGGCCATACCAAGGAAGACTTTGTGGACGGGGATTATTTGCACCACGAGATCAAGCAGAAGATCATAACCACCGTGGACACCTCCTACACTGGGGAGTTTGGTATCCGGGAGGTTATTGAGAAGTCCATGGATGTGCTCACCGAAATCGACATCATGCGGGAGAAGAAGCTAGTACAGAGGTTCCTGGCTGAACTGGTAGATGATGATGGTCTGGCCTCCTACGGAGAAAAACAGGTCAGACAAAACCTGCAAATGGGTGCCGTAGAAGTGGTATTATTGTCCGAGGAGCTTAAATCCGAACGAACATCCTACGAGTGCCAGTCCTGTGGTCATGTGGAAGAAAAAACCATTAAAAAAGATTCTGAAAAAGAAACAATCTCCTGCACGTCCTGTGGTGATAGTATGAAACCTTCACACTCAAAGGATCTTATAGATGACTTTGTGGAGATGGCCGAAGAAGTAGGTTCAGAAGTGGAGATAATATCCACCGAAACTGAAGAAGGAATGCAGTTGTACCGTGCCTTTGGTGGGATCGGAGCCATATTAAGATATCGGGTGTAA
- the hemC gene encoding hydroxymethylbilane synthase, whose translation MKVGTRGSGLALAQTKGIITDLSRFTREKIELKVIKTTGDKIKDSQLYNIDAKGIFTRELDKALLEEEVDFAVHSLKDLPTDLNEDLEIVAVPKRETPHDALISPYSWDEMPENASLGTSSLRREAFCKFHQKKVIVKPIRGNIDTRIRKVESGQYDATLMAAAGLKRLGLAHHIQQTFPIDYLTPAAGQGALAIVSRKDSSVKEVLKGLNDFTSFQEVTAEKKVLRELGVGCQWPLGVCARADGDLMDLYGALLTKEGGVISRVSVRGPLKEAEEVGREAARIMGDGYS comes from the coding sequence TTGAAGGTTGGTACACGGGGAAGTGGTCTAGCCCTGGCCCAGACTAAGGGTATAATCACAGACTTATCTAGGTTCACCAGGGAAAAGATTGAACTAAAGGTCATAAAAACCACTGGTGATAAAATAAAAGATTCACAACTTTATAATATTGATGCCAAGGGAATATTTACCAGGGAATTGGATAAAGCGCTCCTAGAAGAGGAAGTAGATTTTGCGGTGCATAGTTTGAAGGACCTGCCCACGGATCTTAATGAAGACCTAGAGATTGTGGCAGTGCCGAAGAGAGAAACGCCCCATGACGCGTTGATATCACCCTACTCTTGGGATGAAATGCCAGAAAATGCATCCCTGGGTACCAGCAGCCTGCGAAGGGAGGCTTTCTGTAAGTTCCACCAAAAGAAAGTTATTGTTAAACCCATAAGGGGAAATATAGATACCAGGATAAGGAAAGTGGAAAGTGGTCAATACGATGCTACCTTAATGGCAGCGGCTGGTCTGAAAAGACTGGGTCTGGCACACCATATCCAGCAAACATTCCCCATCGATTACCTAACACCAGCAGCGGGTCAGGGAGCCCTGGCCATAGTTTCAAGAAAGGATTCCTCAGTTAAAGAGGTTCTGAAGGGGCTTAATGATTTCACCTCCTTTCAAGAGGTTACCGCTGAAAAGAAGGTGCTCAGGGAACTGGGAGTGGGTTGCCAGTGGCCGCTGGGTGTGTGTGCCCGGGCGGATGGTGACTTAATGGATCTTTATGGAGCTCTTTTAACCAAAGAAGGTGGAGTAATATCCCGCGTAAGCGTGAGGGGTCCTTTAAAGGAAGCAGAAGAAGTGGGTAGGGAAGCTGCCAGAATAATGGGGGATGGATACTCTTGA
- a CDS encoding orotate phosphoribosyltransferase-like protein, giving the protein MNQKLIKKAYDLRSRGFTTGEIADELNVSKDTARWLILQGTNKKTKEKEEAPLDFAINWKSLGGSSTRIGYVSAALADMAAQHGEVDVIVGITVSGIPLATMMADILEADLAVFHPIKHRKREDAGGAISSNFASVEGKKVVIVDDVITSGGTIGEAIKVLRSLKSQPIAAVVLIDKKGIPELEDVPVESLIRVSRLG; this is encoded by the coding sequence ATGAATCAGAAACTTATAAAAAAGGCATATGATCTTAGAAGTAGAGGTTTTACTACGGGAGAGATCGCAGATGAACTAAACGTGTCTAAAGACACGGCGCGCTGGCTCATACTTCAGGGTACCAATAAGAAGACCAAAGAAAAGGAAGAAGCGCCTTTGGATTTTGCCATAAACTGGAAGAGTCTGGGTGGGAGTTCCACCAGAATTGGATATGTTTCCGCTGCCTTAGCTGACATGGCAGCTCAGCATGGGGAAGTAGATGTAATAGTGGGCATCACCGTTAGCGGGATCCCCCTGGCTACCATGATGGCCGATATATTGGAGGCAGATCTGGCTGTCTTCCATCCCATAAAGCACCGTAAAAGGGAGGATGCCGGAGGAGCCATAAGCAGTAACTTTGCCTCGGTGGAGGGGAAAAAGGTGGTTATTGTGGACGACGTCATAACCAGTGGAGGGACCATAGGGGAAGCCATTAAGGTATTGAGAAGTCTTAAATCACAACCTATTGCTGCGGTAGTGCTCATCGATAAGAAGGGAATACCCGAACTGGAAGACGTTCCCGTAGAGTCTCTTATCCGGGTCAGTCGCCTGGGGTAA
- a CDS encoding YbjQ family protein, which yields MVEKKWAFGAIFIGVLVGFLSAVICVRGNLVIFGFNIMFIVSPLIAGYVEAYVARRKYGKSTGAISALLIFIIINAYSWLFPKDPIVLNLFTLGGLALMIQAAFPILINYILFVVFLGTLTWVIGYLGNFLSRMTDKIIRRSPEDESNQAKADQETVIPDFLDTLEAPILTIPYVGKGKIVKHLGMVVGEAMVGEKGAKGISKIVSQDKLDEMELKKAREGAIANLLEEAEKLGGNTVIEVLIDYNSVGGLSGSATLVTATGTAVVYE from the coding sequence TTGGTAGAAAAAAAGTGGGCCTTTGGGGCCATATTTATCGGAGTCTTAGTGGGTTTTCTATCTGCCGTTATCTGTGTAAGAGGGAATTTAGTTATTTTCGGGTTTAACATCATGTTCATCGTGTCCCCTCTTATTGCCGGTTATGTGGAGGCTTATGTAGCCCGCAGAAAGTATGGAAAAAGTACCGGAGCCATCAGTGCTCTGTTAATCTTCATAATAATCAACGCCTACTCCTGGCTTTTCCCGAAAGACCCCATAGTTCTTAACCTCTTCACCTTAGGTGGGTTGGCCCTGATGATTCAGGCGGCATTTCCCATACTGATTAACTACATACTTTTTGTGGTCTTTCTGGGAACCCTTACTTGGGTTATTGGATATTTGGGCAATTTCTTATCTAGAATGACAGATAAGATCATCAGAAGATCTCCTGAAGATGAAAGTAATCAAGCTAAAGCTGACCAGGAAACGGTCATCCCTGATTTCTTGGATACATTAGAAGCCCCTATTCTAACCATTCCTTATGTGGGGAAGGGTAAGATCGTCAAACACTTGGGAATGGTTGTTGGTGAAGCGATGGTGGGAGAAAAAGGCGCGAAAGGAATTTCGAAAATAGTTTCCCAGGATAAGCTGGATGAGATGGAGTTAAAAAAGGCCCGTGAAGGGGCTATAGCAAACCTTCTGGAAGAAGCTGAAAAATTAGGTGGAAACACGGTAATTGAAGTTTTAATCGATTACAACTCCGTTGGCGGGCTTTCGGGGAGTGCGACCCTCGTCACGGCCACTGGAACAGCAGTGGTGTATGAATAG
- a CDS encoding DUF308 domain-containing protein codes for MQKTGTALVLIILGLVVLAFPLLGLIPLSLITGFLVLILGIGLLIGGIIQIGESAGLGILEIILGIIALILGIGFIFNPGLFSWLVGFIVWIVGLFLILAGIIGILSKSGGSRWNGVIAIIIGAVYVIVGTWIKDPVILGALIGLWLLISGIIMLFMKE; via the coding sequence ATGCAAAAAACAGGAACCGCATTGGTTTTAATTATTTTGGGCCTAGTTGTATTAGCCTTCCCATTATTAGGATTAATTCCGTTAAGCCTTATTACCGGATTTTTAGTGTTAATTCTGGGTATTGGTCTTTTAATAGGTGGAATAATTCAAATAGGGGAAAGTGCAGGTTTAGGAATTCTGGAGATTATTCTGGGAATTATTGCCCTGATTCTGGGTATTGGGTTCATATTCAATCCAGGATTATTCAGCTGGTTAGTTGGTTTTATTGTCTGGATTGTGGGGTTATTCCTAATCTTAGCCGGTATTATTGGCATATTATCAAAATCTGGAGGAAGCAGGTGGAATGGAGTCATAGCCATAATTATTGGTGCAGTGTATGTAATTGTGGGGACCTGGATAAAAGACCCTGTGATATTAGGAGCTTTAATCGGTTTATGGCTGTTAATTAGTGGAATAATAATGCTGTTCATGAAAGAATGA
- a CDS encoding cation:proton antiporter produces MMDIIFFFALIFLFGLFSRRLSQSPITAQMVFSLTGILLGFIFALQVNQELNRELFLLVAEVALVLVLFSDASGIDINTFRTNKLTLRMLSIGLILTIIAGIIVGAYLLTDMVLWEVAALAAVLAPTDAALGQIVVQNKKLPYKIRETLEIESGLNDGIAVPFLFLFLAVGLAEEAFKPFNYFLITTLEQIGFGVLIGLAVGLIGGWMVLQAKKKGWITKTYQRLALLSLAILSWLITDQLGGSGFIAAFVGGFATGYIFEDAGDILTDFASAEGMLLSLAVFFIMGALIAPLISFVTWQILLYAVLSLTMIRMLPVAISLIETKMSLDSVLFMGWFGPRGLASIVLALVALEMIPEFPGKNTFVLTVLITVLLSVILHGITALPLSQLYIKRLQNQNDNIGK; encoded by the coding sequence ATGATGGACATTATATTCTTTTTCGCCCTGATATTTTTGTTTGGCCTGTTTTCCCGTCGATTATCACAAAGCCCCATCACCGCGCAGATGGTTTTCAGTTTAACTGGTATATTGTTAGGTTTTATATTTGCCCTTCAGGTTAATCAGGAGTTAAACCGGGAATTGTTTCTATTAGTGGCGGAGGTAGCATTGGTACTGGTACTTTTCAGCGACGCATCAGGTATTGATATCAACACTTTCCGAACTAACAAATTAACCCTGAGAATGCTAAGCATCGGACTAATACTCACCATCATTGCCGGCATCATAGTGGGGGCCTATTTACTTACTGATATGGTTTTATGGGAAGTAGCAGCCCTGGCGGCTGTTTTAGCACCTACCGACGCTGCTCTTGGACAGATTGTAGTTCAAAATAAGAAATTGCCTTATAAAATCCGTGAGACCCTGGAAATTGAGAGTGGATTGAATGATGGAATTGCTGTGCCATTTCTTTTCCTTTTTTTAGCGGTTGGTCTGGCCGAAGAAGCTTTCAAACCGTTTAACTATTTTTTAATCACTACCTTAGAGCAAATAGGGTTTGGAGTGTTAATCGGGTTGGCTGTTGGATTAATAGGTGGTTGGATGGTTCTTCAGGCTAAGAAAAAAGGTTGGATAACTAAAACCTACCAGAGACTGGCTTTACTATCACTAGCCATATTAAGCTGGCTTATAACAGACCAATTGGGTGGCAGCGGTTTTATAGCAGCCTTTGTCGGTGGTTTTGCCACCGGATATATCTTTGAGGATGCAGGAGATATTTTAACAGACTTTGCCAGTGCTGAAGGAATGCTTCTAAGTTTAGCAGTCTTCTTTATTATGGGTGCTTTGATTGCTCCCTTAATATCATTTGTAACCTGGCAGATCCTTCTTTATGCAGTTTTGAGTCTGACGATGATTAGAATGCTGCCAGTGGCCATATCCCTCATTGAAACTAAAATGAGTTTGGATTCTGTGTTATTCATGGGCTGGTTCGGACCTAGAGGTCTAGCTTCAATAGTTTTGGCATTAGTAGCACTGGAGATGATTCCAGAATTTCCCGGGAAGAACACTTTCGTTTTAACTGTTCTTATTACCGTCCTTTTAAGTGTGATACTCCACGGTATAACTGCTTTACCTTTATCACAACTTTACATAAAACGTTTACAGAATCAGAATGATAATATAGGAAAATAG
- a CDS encoding DUF308 domain-containing protein: MEKKNTLAGFIAIILGIILIISPVVGVLAVGLISGVVLLGAGAWLLVTGLGERKYGKPFWIIFTGLGAISVVIGIVFLLNLQNIASFGIWTYILTGIILIIAGGMALFVGASGNKYKKWAGIIGIVVGIIYFIVGYYAIEPLILGLIIGVGFLIYGILNIR, encoded by the coding sequence ATGGAGAAGAAAAACACCCTGGCAGGCTTCATAGCCATTATTCTGGGAATCATACTAATCATCTCCCCGGTAGTGGGGGTGCTGGCCGTGGGCCTAATATCTGGAGTGGTTTTGCTGGGTGCTGGTGCCTGGCTTTTAGTTACGGGACTGGGTGAGAGAAAGTATGGAAAACCATTCTGGATAATTTTCACTGGCTTAGGTGCCATTAGTGTAGTGATCGGAATAGTATTCTTACTCAATTTACAAAACATCGCCAGTTTCGGGATATGGACTTACATTTTAACCGGAATAATCCTTATAATAGCCGGGGGCATGGCATTGTTCGTGGGAGCCTCTGGAAATAAGTATAAAAAGTGGGCCGGTATTATTGGGATAGTAGTTGGGATAATCTACTTCATAGTGGGTTATTATGCCATCGAACCGCTTATTTTAGGCCTTATAATTGGAGTGGGATTTTTAATATACGGCATCCTTAACATCCGATGA
- a CDS encoding Gfo/Idh/MocA family protein produces the protein MKRVNVGVIGVGAMGHNHVRVYSRLKNANLMAVSDLMKGTLAEVSKKYQTVGFVDYDNILKMPEIEAVSVCVPTTYHHEVVMGAIEQGKHVLVEKPIAFTLDEARDMIRAAKREGVKLATGHVERFNPAVLEAKKLIREGLIGEIVSVSAKRVGPFPPRIKDVGVTIDLAIHEVDVMAYLLDSPASKVYAHVGSRLEKCEFEDHAEIMMEFYNGASGVLEVNWLTPYKQRKLEVTGTDGIISLDYIDQDVEIFGKNARKVRVPHHEPLMEELSSFLNSVIDDEKPKITGEDGMHALKVVLAAMESAKGKVPVDLEIE, from the coding sequence TTGAAAAGGGTCAATGTGGGCGTAATAGGAGTGGGGGCCATGGGCCATAACCACGTAAGGGTGTACTCCCGACTTAAAAACGCTAACCTCATGGCAGTGTCAGATCTGATGAAGGGGACCCTTGCGGAAGTATCTAAGAAATACCAGACTGTTGGATTTGTGGATTATGATAACATACTTAAGATGCCTGAAATAGAAGCAGTCAGCGTCTGCGTACCCACCACTTACCACCATGAGGTGGTAATGGGAGCCATAGAACAGGGAAAGCACGTTCTTGTGGAAAAACCCATTGCCTTTACCCTGGACGAGGCCCGGGACATGATAAGGGCAGCTAAGCGAGAAGGAGTTAAACTGGCAACCGGCCATGTGGAAAGATTTAATCCTGCTGTACTCGAAGCGAAGAAATTAATCAGGGAAGGATTAATAGGAGAAATAGTTTCGGTATCAGCTAAAAGGGTAGGGCCTTTTCCACCCCGTATTAAGGATGTGGGGGTTACCATTGACTTAGCCATCCACGAGGTGGACGTTATGGCTTACCTTCTGGACAGTCCTGCTTCTAAGGTTTATGCCCATGTGGGCAGTCGTTTAGAGAAGTGTGAGTTTGAGGATCATGCCGAGATAATGATGGAGTTTTATAATGGTGCCAGTGGTGTGCTGGAGGTCAACTGGCTCACGCCCTACAAGCAGAGGAAACTGGAGGTCACCGGAACCGATGGCATAATATCCCTGGATTACATAGACCAAGATGTGGAGATCTTTGGTAAGAACGCCCGTAAGGTGAGAGTCCCCCATCATGAACCTCTTATGGAGGAGTTAAGTTCATTTTTAAATTCCGTAATTGATGATGAAAAACCAAAAATAACAGGAGAGGACGGAATGCATGCTCTGAAGGTGGTGTTAGCTGCCATGGAGTCTGCCAAGGGAAAGGTCCCTGTGGATCTGGAAATTGAATAA
- a CDS encoding DUF2116 family Zn-ribbon domain-containing protein, translated as MTDQHKHCPMCGTPMPMSEKFCSPKCEQIYNVNQNKVKRTRRILYVAFAVFILIWLYFMIT; from the coding sequence ATGACTGACCAACACAAGCACTGTCCCATGTGTGGGACCCCCATGCCCATGAGTGAAAAGTTCTGTTCACCAAAATGTGAGCAAATTTATAATGTAAATCAGAATAAAGTTAAAAGAACCCGTAGAATTCTCTACGTAGCCTTTGCGGTATTTATTCTAATCTGGCTTTATTTCATGATTACCTAG
- the cfbE gene encoding coenzyme F430 synthase, whose translation MKKILVVDLTHGGIILASELSKKTDATIMAWDLYHTLEEGAKDSLKANGIELVDDNFLLGPIDDGLMVVAPVHCQLTVPTELTHHQAVRLLLEDEIKVPILEVTGVKGKSSTVAILKEIYRDNNPLILSSLGAEAVEGEKITLLRKDISITPASIITTWKLALQDQFQPGMCIFETSLGGTGLAEVGVLTNLAEDYYIAGNSKRASQAKEQIFQSKMVVCHLETFQSIYSSNNDFQNKTNTFSVDGEANLTTSQVAYGIQETSFIIKINNLKKLSGELVNASIPVKTFAPGPHHLENVLAAVCAAFTMGASEEEIRTGLESFKGIKGRTSILEAENVRIVQEVNPGINLTAIKKSVDMMAHYGDMALVLGGQYGVTCEEIDENALSTFLDELSEDITLILTDELGKSLDNKINRVRIYVKDLDDAMDLARELGVNSVLLIYRSHFANIEKR comes from the coding sequence TTGAAGAAGATCCTAGTGGTGGACCTGACCCACGGAGGCATCATATTAGCCTCAGAACTTTCAAAAAAAACGGATGCCACAATAATGGCTTGGGACCTATATCATACCCTGGAGGAGGGGGCTAAAGATAGTTTAAAGGCTAATGGTATAGAGTTAGTGGATGACAACTTCTTATTAGGCCCCATTGATGATGGCCTGATGGTGGTGGCCCCGGTGCACTGCCAGTTAACTGTCCCAACCGAGCTAACCCACCACCAGGCGGTACGCCTGCTTCTGGAGGATGAAATAAAGGTTCCCATTCTGGAGGTAACGGGGGTTAAAGGTAAAAGCAGTACTGTTGCAATTTTAAAAGAAATATACCGTGATAATAATCCTCTGATATTAAGTAGTCTGGGTGCGGAGGCAGTTGAAGGCGAAAAAATTACCCTGCTCCGGAAAGATATCAGCATTACTCCGGCCAGTATTATCACCACCTGGAAGCTGGCCTTACAAGATCAGTTTCAGCCAGGAATGTGCATTTTCGAAACATCACTGGGGGGCACGGGCCTGGCGGAGGTGGGAGTGCTCACCAACCTGGCCGAGGACTACTACATCGCCGGGAATTCTAAAAGGGCCAGCCAGGCTAAGGAACAAATTTTCCAGAGTAAGATGGTAGTTTGCCATCTGGAAACCTTCCAATCAATTTACTCCTCAAATAATGACTTTCAAAACAAGACCAATACATTTTCCGTGGATGGTGAGGCCAACCTCACCACATCCCAAGTTGCATACGGCATTCAGGAGACTTCCTTCATCATCAAAATAAATAACCTCAAAAAATTATCCGGAGAACTTGTAAATGCCTCCATCCCGGTGAAGACATTCGCTCCTGGACCCCACCATCTAGAAAACGTGTTAGCAGCAGTTTGCGCTGCCTTTACCATGGGGGCTTCTGAAGAGGAGATCAGGACTGGTTTGGAAAGTTTTAAGGGAATCAAAGGCAGGACTTCAATCTTGGAGGCAGAAAACGTAAGGATAGTGCAAGAGGTTAACCCCGGAATTAATCTAACCGCCATAAAAAAGTCGGTGGATATGATGGCCCACTATGGAGATATGGCCCTGGTATTGGGGGGACAGTATGGAGTTACCTGTGAGGAGATTGATGAAAATGCACTGTCAACATTTCTTGATGAATTATCCGAAGATATAACTCTCATTCTCACTGATGAATTAGGAAAAAGTCTTGATAATAAAATTAATAGGGTTAGAATCTACGTAAAAGATTTAGATGATGCTATGGACCTGGCCAGAGAGTTAGGAGTAAATAGTGTTCTTCTTATCTACCGATCACACTTTGCCAATATTGAGAAAAGGTAG
- a CDS encoding heavy metal-binding domain-containing protein — MLIVTTPTIEGKKIIEYHGLVTGESLLGANVYKDLFSGVRDVVGGRTSAYEEELKKARTVALDSMGEKAAHKGANAVIGVRLAYQNLGGTMGNTIMVTVFGTAVSYQD; from the coding sequence ATGCTGATCGTAACCACACCCACCATCGAAGGTAAAAAAATCATAGAATATCATGGTTTAGTAACAGGAGAGTCTCTTTTGGGAGCTAACGTCTACAAGGACCTCTTTTCGGGGGTCAGAGACGTGGTGGGTGGTCGAACATCTGCCTATGAAGAGGAACTTAAAAAGGCCCGTACCGTGGCTCTGGATAGTATGGGGGAAAAAGCTGCTCATAAGGGTGCCAACGCTGTTATCGGAGTTCGACTGGCTTATCAAAACTTGGGAGGAACCATGGGGAACACCATTATGGTCACCGTCTTTGGAACCGCAGTTTCTTACCAGGATTAG
- a CDS encoding potassium channel family protein, with amino-acid sequence MQRHYQVILEGVLAVLILIELLSMSLMTVGFIAGLKAETIYSFGSLDVMIALFILLDLIFFRIRKRDANKTKWQFLHANWVYIVSAIPLTFISFNLFQLFGWKPIIGLIGIVRIYALIRVLVISARSVRKYPSKTKLDYATFALFLVIILGSYLFFAIETSVNPEVPNYESAIWYALVSMSTTGYGDVVPITLAGRIIGVILILTGMGYVSLVTATLAYSFIDIFRTESRKAAEKLRTTAQDLDKKAAKNEKKMDEIMEKMDEINQKLDEMEKREDK; translated from the coding sequence ATGCAAAGGCACTATCAGGTGATATTAGAAGGAGTTTTAGCTGTTCTAATATTAATTGAACTATTATCAATGAGTTTAATGACGGTAGGTTTCATTGCTGGCCTAAAAGCTGAAACTATCTATTCCTTTGGTAGTTTAGATGTGATGATTGCACTTTTCATACTCCTGGATTTAATATTTTTTAGAATCAGAAAAAGGGACGCTAACAAAACAAAATGGCAATTTCTCCATGCAAATTGGGTTTACATAGTGTCTGCAATCCCATTAACCTTTATCTCATTTAACCTTTTCCAATTATTCGGCTGGAAACCCATTATAGGATTAATAGGGATCGTGAGGATTTACGCATTAATAAGAGTACTTGTCATATCTGCCAGAAGTGTTCGCAAGTATCCGTCCAAGACTAAATTAGACTATGCTACCTTCGCACTGTTTTTAGTGATTATCCTTGGTTCATATCTCTTCTTTGCCATTGAAACCAGCGTAAATCCCGAAGTTCCCAACTACGAATCAGCCATATGGTATGCCCTGGTGTCCATGTCCACCACTGGTTACGGGGATGTGGTTCCCATAACACTGGCCGGCCGGATAATAGGTGTAATTCTAATCTTAACTGGTATGGGCTATGTAAGTTTGGTAACCGCTACCCTGGCCTACTCTTTCATTGATATATTCCGTACTGAGAGTCGTAAAGCCGCAGAAAAGCTCAGAACAACTGCTCAAGATCTGGATAAAAAGGCAGCAAAAAACGAGAAAAAAATGGATGAAATTATGGAAAAAATGGATGAGATCAACCAAAAACTCGATGAAATGGAAAAGAGGGAAGATAAATAA
- the pyrH gene encoding UMP kinase has protein sequence MRIVITLGGSVIIRDHDPQLFQDYAEVLKSINEEHDLFVVVGGGKTARDYIGIARGIGASEALCDDVGIDVTRLNARLLCMALSTFAYPRIPENFHQALEFATSGRIVVMGGTEPAHSTDAVGSILAEFVGADLLINATSVDGLYDKDPKKHSDAELFQEVTPSQMMGCLAGNEVKAGTYEFLDHTAIQIIKRSGIKTVILNGENPENIKKALKERIGTLIIPED, from the coding sequence ATGCGAATAGTAATTACCCTGGGTGGATCAGTGATCATCAGGGACCATGACCCTCAACTTTTCCAGGATTACGCTGAAGTTTTGAAGAGTATAAATGAAGAACACGATTTATTTGTAGTGGTGGGTGGTGGAAAAACCGCCCGGGATTATATCGGAATAGCCCGGGGCATAGGTGCTTCGGAGGCATTGTGTGATGATGTAGGAATAGATGTGACCCGTTTGAATGCCCGGCTTCTATGCATGGCCCTGTCCACTTTTGCTTATCCACGCATCCCGGAAAACTTCCACCAGGCCCTTGAATTTGCTACTTCAGGCAGGATAGTGGTAATGGGGGGTACTGAACCAGCCCACAGTACCGATGCAGTAGGCAGTATCTTGGCCGAGTTTGTAGGTGCTGATCTTTTAATAAACGCTACATCGGTAGATGGTCTTTATGATAAGGATCCTAAGAAACATTCGGATGCTGAGCTGTTCCAGGAGGTTACTCCATCCCAGATGATGGGCTGTTTAGCCGGTAATGAAGTAAAAGCTGGTACCTACGAGTTCTTAGACCACACTGCCATCCAGATCATAAAAAGATCCGGTATTAAAACTGTCATATTAAATGGTGAAAACCCAGAAAATATAAAAAAGGCCCTTAAGGAAAGAATCGGGACCTTGATTATTCCTGAAGATTAA